The Atribacterota bacterium DNA segment ACGTATTTCAGACCTCACTGAAAAGGAAGGCATGTTTATCGGCAAAACCATTATGAATCCGGTGAACGGTGTAGCGGTGCCCCTGTGGATTGCCGATTATGTCTTGCTCGAATACGGTACCGGTGCGGTGATGGGAGTTCCAGCCCATGACGAGCGGGATTACCAATTCGCCCGGAAATACGATTTACCCATTCAGCCAGTCATTCACCCTCGGGATGGAGAGTGGCGGGATACGTGTTTCACCGAACCTGGAATTATGGTCAATTCTGGTTCTTTCTCTGGTCTTCCCTCTGAAGAAGGAAAAGAACGAGTGGTGGCTTTTCTTGCCGAAAGGGGTCTGGCAAAAAAAGCTGTTTCCTATCGTTTACGGGACTGGCTCATTTCCCGCCAGCGTTACTGGGGAGCACCCATCCCCATCGTATACTGTGACCGCTGTGGAGAGGTTCCAGTACCTGAAGAGGATTTACCGGTTTTACTTCCTCCCCGGGTTGATTTTCTCCCCACTGGACCTTCGCCGTTAGCACGTTGTGAAGAATTCGTCAACACTCGTTGCCCTTCCTGCGGTGGACCGGCTCGCCGTGAAACGGATACCATGGATACTTTTGTGTGTTCATCGTGGTATTATCTCCGTTATTGTTCTCCCTGGGCGAATGACCGGCCTTTTCACGACGACGATGTCCGCTACTGGATGCCGGTTGACCAGTATATCGGTGGGGTGGAGCATGCCATTTTACACCTACTCTATTCCCGGTTTTTCACCAAAGTCCTTTATGACTTGGGAATGGTCCATTTCCGCGAACCCTTTTCCAATCTCTTTGCCCAGGGGATGGTTACCAAAGATGGGGCTAAAATGTCCAAATCCAAAGGGAACACGGTCAGTCCTCGAGAAATCATCGAAAAGTTTGGAAGCGATACTGTACGGGTTTTTATCCTTTTCGCCGGTCCCCCAGAGCTCGATATGGAGTGGTCGGACCGGGGCGTAGAGGGGGCGTTTCGTTTCTTGAACCGGGTATGGCGGGTGGTCAATGATATCGTGGAATTGGAGACGAACCCCAATGTTTCTTTTGAGAGACTGCGAATCCATTCCCTCGAGCGGATGGTGCACCGAACCATTTTCCGGGTCTACCAGGACATCGAACGAGAATTTCACTTTAATACGGCTATCAGTGCCATGATGGAACTCCTCAACGAGATGGGTGAATACGTTCGCGTTAGGGAGGAATGCCATCCTGAGGAAAAAACCATGCTCCTTTTCGCAGCTAGGACCCTCGTTTCTCTGCTCAACCCCATTGCTCCCCATATCACTGAAGAACTCTGGGAAATTTTGGGTGAAAAGGATTTCCTCTCGCTCT contains these protein-coding regions:
- the leuS gene encoding leucine--tRNA ligase; this translates as MTQVYDFDRIEQKWQTRWAEAKVFASEKVEGKKKYYVLEMFPYPSGDPHMGHVKNYVIGDVVARYFIRRGYNVLHPMGFDAFGLPAENAAIQHGIHPAIWTHEKIERMREVLKRLGISYDWRREVITCEPEYYRFTQWFFLKLYKNGLAYKKEGPVNWCPSCSTVLANEQVVEGACERCGTPVVRKKLAQWYFRITQYAESLLEDMKFLGNWPERVLTMQRNWIGRSVGAYIDFLVPELNEKVTVFTTRPDTIYGVTFFVLAPEHPLVDRLVQGTPYEDHVREFRERIARKSEVERISDLTEKEGMFIGKTIMNPVNGVAVPLWIADYVLLEYGTGAVMGVPAHDERDYQFARKYDLPIQPVIHPRDGEWRDTCFTEPGIMVNSGSFSGLPSEEGKERVVAFLAERGLAKKAVSYRLRDWLISRQRYWGAPIPIVYCDRCGEVPVPEEDLPVLLPPRVDFLPTGPSPLARCEEFVNTRCPSCGGPARRETDTMDTFVCSSWYYLRYCSPWANDRPFHDDDVRYWMPVDQYIGGVEHAILHLLYSRFFTKVLYDLGMVHFREPFSNLFAQGMVTKDGAKMSKSKGNTVSPREIIEKFGSDTVRVFILFAGPPELDMEWSDRGVEGAFRFLNRVWRVVNDIVELETNPNVSFERLRIHSLERMVHRTIFRVYQDIEREFHFNTAISAMMELLNEMGEYVRVREECHPEEKTMLLFAARTLVSLLNPIAPHITEELWEILGEKDFLSLFPWPSYDEAKLYEDVVEVVVQIGGKVRGKVQVPRGSSHDEVLKQALQDEKIKHWLNHAPVRKSVYVQDKLLNLVV